A DNA window from Thiothrix subterranea contains the following coding sequences:
- a CDS encoding glycosyltransferase family 4 protein translates to MKKNIGILTFYPMHGGGIFQYIQSMVDALAADKSNRYIIFADKDDTRFDGYGLEVRKLSPSNRSGVNQAIIFSQLLVGMRQPFFLRDDEKQVYADIDLFLSPATSVYPHVFLKKPFIFTLHDMQEKYYPHAFTRVERFKRVLRNRALTQAAQAVICESNYVKQDIMNFLGAPSDKVAVIQSPPPDFLRSYAAKPENFAAVQRKYALPERYIFYPAQCWFHKNHLKLVEAFNIIANDTDEDVTLILSGSQQDYYPQLMAKIQALNLGHRVKHLGYIDYEDIPYLYKMAKMLVMPTLFESVSIPIYEAFALGVPVCCSNVVALPEQVGDAALIFDPNNAADMADKILQLLRDAPLAAELVIRGKQRVKNFDHADYARKILAVINK, encoded by the coding sequence ATGAAGAAGAACATTGGCATACTGACTTTTTATCCCATGCATGGCGGGGGTATTTTTCAATATATTCAGTCAATGGTGGATGCGCTCGCGGCTGACAAGAGCAATCGCTACATTATTTTCGCCGATAAAGACGATACACGTTTTGATGGTTATGGCTTGGAAGTGAGGAAGCTGTCGCCTTCTAACCGTTCTGGTGTCAATCAAGCCATTATTTTTTCGCAATTATTGGTGGGGATGCGTCAGCCATTTTTTCTGCGCGACGATGAGAAACAAGTCTATGCGGATATTGATTTGTTTCTCTCGCCAGCCACATCGGTGTATCCGCATGTGTTTTTGAAAAAGCCGTTCATTTTTACTCTGCATGACATGCAGGAAAAATATTACCCCCATGCTTTTACGCGAGTGGAGCGTTTTAAACGGGTGTTGCGGAATCGGGCGCTGACTCAGGCGGCGCAGGCTGTCATTTGTGAGTCGAATTACGTTAAGCAGGACATTATGAACTTTCTGGGTGCGCCCAGCGACAAGGTAGCAGTGATTCAGTCGCCTCCCCCGGATTTTTTGCGCAGCTATGCCGCTAAGCCAGAAAATTTTGCCGCCGTGCAACGTAAATATGCACTACCAGAGCGCTATATTTTCTACCCAGCACAGTGTTGGTTTCATAAAAATCACCTGAAGTTGGTGGAAGCGTTCAATATTATTGCGAACGATACCGATGAGGATGTGACGCTAATTTTGTCAGGGTCACAGCAAGATTATTACCCGCAGTTAATGGCGAAGATACAAGCATTAAACCTTGGGCATCGGGTCAAACATTTGGGTTATATTGATTATGAGGATATTCCTTACCTCTATAAAATGGCGAAGATGTTGGTAATGCCAACCTTGTTTGAGAGTGTCAGTATTCCGATTTATGAAGCATTTGCCTTGGGTGTGCCGGTTTGTTGCTCTAATGTAGTGGCTTTGCCGGAGCAAGTAGGGGATGCTGCCTTGATTTTTGACCCTAATAATGCGGCTGATATGGCGGATAAAATCTTGCAATTGTTACGTGATGCTCCCTTGGCTGCGGAATTGGTTATCAGAGGTAAGCAGCGTGTCAAAAATTTTGATCATGCCGATTATGCCCGAAAAATACTGGCTGTTATTAATAAGTAA
- a CDS encoding mannose-1-phosphate guanylyltransferase/mannose-6-phosphate isomerase has product MATPITPVILSGGSGSRLWPVSRKLRPKQFLPLISEDRTLFQSTLERLDGLANKQAAVIVCNEEHRFMVAEQLQGIGQANQGILLEPVGRNTAPAVAVAALSLLEKNGADPVMLVLPADHVIPDIAAFQQAIMQASALAEDGFLVTFGITPVTPEIGYGYIEQGAAIAGFENAWQVAAFAEKPSLEVATAYLNGGKHLWNSGIFMFKASVFLRELETYKPDILAACEKTFKHAQHDLDFIRLDAAAFKDCPSDSIDYAVMEHTRHAATVPLNAGWNDVGAWSAVWEVSERDAANNVLRGNVMTHDASNNLVFTEDRLVTLVGVDDLIVIETKDATLVAHKSKAQDVKRIVTALEAEGRSEAIIHRLVNRPWGCYDSVDAGERFQVKRITVKPGAKLSLQKHHHRAEHWIVVRGTAEVTCDDKTFLLTENQSTYIPLGSVHRLANPGKVPLELVEVQSGSYLGEDDIVRLEDQYGRNEA; this is encoded by the coding sequence ATGGCGACTCCAATCACCCCCGTAATTCTCTCTGGTGGCTCTGGTTCACGTTTGTGGCCGGTATCGCGCAAATTGCGCCCTAAGCAATTTTTGCCGCTGATTTCTGAAGACCGCACCTTGTTCCAATCAACGCTGGAACGTTTGGATGGTTTGGCGAATAAGCAAGCTGCCGTCATTGTCTGTAACGAAGAACACCGTTTTATGGTGGCAGAACAGTTACAGGGGATTGGTCAGGCCAACCAAGGCATTTTGCTCGAACCGGTGGGGCGCAATACAGCGCCTGCGGTGGCGGTGGCTGCTTTGTCTTTGCTGGAAAAAAATGGCGCAGATCCGGTGATGTTGGTATTGCCTGCCGACCATGTGATTCCTGACATTGCTGCGTTCCAGCAAGCCATTATGCAGGCAAGTGCCTTGGCGGAAGACGGCTTTTTGGTGACGTTCGGGATTACCCCCGTTACACCGGAAATCGGCTACGGCTATATCGAACAAGGCGCTGCGATTGCCGGTTTTGAGAATGCTTGGCAAGTGGCAGCGTTTGCTGAAAAGCCCAGTTTGGAGGTGGCGACTGCCTACCTGAACGGCGGCAAGCACCTGTGGAATTCGGGCATTTTTATGTTCAAAGCCAGCGTTTTCTTGCGTGAACTGGAAACGTACAAGCCTGATATTCTCGCCGCGTGTGAAAAGACCTTTAAGCACGCGCAACACGATCTGGACTTTATTCGTTTGGATGCGGCGGCGTTTAAAGATTGTCCTTCCGATTCTATTGACTACGCGGTGATGGAACATACCCGCCATGCAGCGACCGTACCGCTTAACGCGGGTTGGAACGATGTGGGCGCGTGGTCGGCGGTGTGGGAAGTGAGCGAGCGTGATGCTGCCAATAATGTATTGCGCGGTAATGTCATGACGCATGATGCCAGCAATAACTTGGTGTTTACCGAAGATCGCTTGGTGACGCTGGTGGGTGTCGATGATTTGATCGTGATCGAAACCAAAGACGCTACCTTGGTTGCGCACAAAAGCAAAGCGCAAGACGTGAAGCGCATTGTGACGGCATTGGAAGCAGAAGGTCGCAGCGAAGCCATTATTCACCGTTTGGTAAACCGTCCGTGGGGTTGCTATGACTCGGTGGATGCGGGTGAGCGTTTTCAGGTTAAGCGGATTACGGTGAAACCCGGTGCGAAATTGTCGTTGCAAAAACACCATCACCGCGCTGAACACTGGATTGTGGTAAGAGGCACGGCTGAAGTGACTTGCGATGACAAAACGTTTTTATTGACCGAAAATCAGTCAACGTACATTCCATTGGGCAGCGTGCACCGCTTGGCGAATCCGGGCAAAGTGCCACTCGAATTGGTGGAAGTCCAGTCGGGCAGTTATCTTGGGGAAGATGACATCGTTCGTCTGGAAGATCAGTATGGACGCAACGAAGCCTAG
- a CDS encoding oligosaccharide flippase family protein, which translates to MKNISRNIAFSGLGYVLPLLASLATIPLMIKYMGTDVYGLYIICISLIGFMNFVDLGVGQAIVKYVSQYEVTGENTKIKPILDIALLMYVVLGIVIAVAVVVFALPLGNLIYNEDAKAELAAKAFSVTAVAFLLSYINQFFLNVFKAYHRFDVPAVIQNSANIAGIVMATGMVLLGYDLIAILWGYVIIQAIALVSGYTLGRQVLPPGVKLGLSFDQRIFAEMIGFSAYTFVSNFLGGVVSRLDKFIIGWILGTEAVTYYQIPHTIAQMANGIIQVLSQITFPRFSELSSLNDQVGRLALYRRAMWLVFLFSMAISVALISSGGAFLELWISPEFALHSTLTLQIIALYFFFQSNTVVAYWVLQGSGNAKVTAISSFLGTVAYVAGMYVLTPRYGHDGAALSLFLLLLPLPYFYWWVQRNVGHKFGEYLLQTLLFVVLGMLIILLLNYVHEYINSNLLVIVTDGVVLMGVVGAALLYLFRETLRVRFR; encoded by the coding sequence ATGAAAAATATATCGAGGAACATAGCATTTAGTGGCCTTGGCTATGTTCTGCCGTTACTTGCATCACTGGCGACAATTCCGCTGATGATTAAGTACATGGGCACAGACGTTTATGGGCTGTATATTATTTGTATATCCTTAATTGGTTTCATGAATTTTGTCGACCTTGGTGTGGGTCAGGCGATTGTTAAATACGTTTCGCAGTACGAAGTGACGGGTGAAAACACTAAAATTAAACCGATTTTAGACATCGCTTTGTTGATGTACGTGGTGCTGGGTATTGTTATTGCGGTGGCGGTAGTGGTATTCGCCTTGCCATTGGGCAATCTGATTTATAACGAAGATGCGAAAGCTGAGTTAGCGGCTAAGGCGTTTTCGGTGACGGCGGTGGCGTTTTTACTGAGTTACATCAACCAATTTTTCCTGAATGTATTTAAAGCTTACCACCGTTTTGATGTTCCGGCGGTGATTCAAAATTCAGCCAATATTGCGGGCATCGTAATGGCGACCGGGATGGTGTTGTTGGGTTATGACCTGATCGCTATCTTGTGGGGTTACGTCATTATTCAAGCCATAGCATTGGTCAGTGGTTATACCTTAGGACGGCAGGTATTACCGCCAGGGGTGAAACTGGGCTTGTCTTTTGACCAGCGTATTTTTGCTGAAATGATTGGATTTAGTGCTTATACCTTTGTCAGCAATTTTTTGGGCGGCGTGGTATCTCGCCTGGATAAATTTATTATCGGGTGGATTTTGGGGACAGAGGCGGTCACGTATTACCAGATTCCGCATACGATTGCGCAAATGGCTAACGGCATTATTCAGGTACTGAGCCAGATTACGTTTCCGCGCTTTAGCGAGTTATCCAGTTTGAATGATCAGGTCGGGCGGCTGGCGTTATACCGGCGGGCGATGTGGTTGGTATTCCTGTTTAGCATGGCGATTAGCGTGGCGTTGATTTCCTCCGGTGGTGCTTTCCTTGAATTGTGGATTTCCCCTGAATTTGCGTTGCACAGCACGTTGACGTTGCAAATTATTGCCCTGTATTTCTTTTTCCAATCGAATACGGTGGTGGCTTATTGGGTTTTGCAAGGCTCAGGAAATGCGAAAGTGACGGCGATTAGTTCTTTCTTGGGAACAGTCGCGTATGTGGCGGGCATGTATGTGTTAACGCCACGTTACGGTCATGACGGGGCAGCGCTGTCTTTGTTCTTGCTGTTATTGCCGTTGCCTTACTTTTATTGGTGGGTGCAACGCAATGTGGGACATAAGTTCGGGGAGTACCTACTGCAAACATTATTGTTTGTCGTATTAGGAATGCTGATAATTTTATTATTGAATTACGTACATGAATACATAAACAGTAATTTACTGGTTATTGTGACAGATGGCGTGGTCTTGATGGGTGTGGTTGGAGCGGCTTTGCTTTACCTGTTTCGCGAGACCTTGCGAGTGCGTTTTAGGTAG
- the gmd gene encoding GDP-mannose 4,6-dehydratase — translation MSKTALITGITGQDGAYLAEFLLKKGYTVHGIKRRSSSLNTDRIDHLYQDPHTSDGKFVLHYGDMTDSMNLTRIIGQVQPDEIYNLAAMSHVHVSFDMPEYTANADGIGTLRILEAVRFLNLTKKTRIYQASTSELYGLVQEVPQKETTPFYPRSPYAVAKLYAYWITVNYREAYGMFACNGILFNHESPLRGETFVTRKITRAASRIALGLQKDLHLGNLSAKRDWGHAQDYVEMMWLILQADTPEDFAIATGVTTEVREFVRMSFARAGISVEFHGEGVDEKGVIAGFDRAVYEVATGATPEQHGLEVGREIVSVDPRYFRPTEVELLIGDPTKAKEKLGWVPKHDLNSLVNDMMESDLKLMLKEKHLKDHGHRIMSYHE, via the coding sequence ATGAGCAAAACGGCTTTAATTACAGGTATCACGGGTCAAGACGGTGCTTACTTAGCTGAATTCTTGTTGAAAAAGGGCTATACCGTACACGGCATCAAGCGGCGTTCTTCATCACTGAACACCGACCGTATTGACCACCTGTACCAAGATCCGCATACTTCTGACGGTAAATTTGTGCTGCATTACGGCGATATGACCGACAGCATGAACTTGACCCGTATTATTGGTCAGGTGCAACCCGATGAAATTTACAACCTCGCGGCCATGAGCCACGTTCACGTTTCGTTTGATATGCCGGAATACACCGCCAATGCGGATGGTATCGGCACATTGCGCATCCTTGAAGCGGTGCGTTTCCTCAATCTGACCAAGAAAACCCGCATTTATCAGGCATCCACCTCTGAATTGTACGGGTTGGTGCAAGAAGTACCGCAAAAAGAAACCACGCCATTCTACCCGCGTTCACCTTACGCAGTAGCGAAGTTGTACGCTTACTGGATCACCGTTAACTACCGCGAAGCCTACGGCATGTTTGCGTGTAACGGTATTTTGTTCAACCACGAATCGCCATTGCGTGGTGAAACCTTCGTAACCCGTAAAATTACCCGTGCAGCTTCCCGCATTGCCTTGGGTTTACAAAAAGACCTGCATTTGGGCAACCTGTCCGCCAAGCGCGACTGGGGTCATGCACAAGATTACGTGGAAATGATGTGGTTGATTCTGCAAGCGGATACGCCTGAAGACTTCGCGATTGCGACGGGTGTCACCACCGAAGTGCGCGAATTTGTGCGTATGTCGTTTGCACGCGCTGGCATCTCGGTTGAATTCCACGGCGAAGGTGTCGATGAGAAAGGCGTGATTGCTGGTTTTGATCGTGCTGTTTATGAAGTGGCGACAGGTGCGACACCGGAGCAACACGGTTTAGAAGTGGGTCGTGAGATCGTCTCGGTTGATCCGCGTTATTTCCGTCCGACTGAAGTCGAGTTGCTGATTGGCGATCCAACCAAAGCCAAAGAAAAATTGGGCTGGGTTCCTAAGCATGACCTGAATTCACTGGTGAATGACATGATGGAATCTGACCTTAAGCTGATGCTGAAAGAAAAGCATCTGAAAGACCACGGCCACCGCATTATGTCTTACCACGAGTAA
- a CDS encoding glycosyltransferase family 2 protein has product MSNKLFFITICYNNLVGLQRTIDSLLAQTYQNWECIVIDGASKDGTPAYLQQLSAVQPNIRYISEPDKGIYDAMNKGISQIRSCDYFCFLNSGDSLYAADTLTQLDQQLQVFMAQPPAIVYGDMCEEFADGVEVIKAAKHTFSLKKGMFCSHQSMFFHYRYAALRYDLEYKISSDYDYIVRAVNLLKHPDEMQRLDLILSRFDMTGVSNSRRLSGIKEDFTLRIKNGLCSPASSALYAARSVGLMNLKRFSYPLYLLMRSKTASNNQII; this is encoded by the coding sequence ATGAGTAACAAGTTATTTTTTATTACGATCTGTTACAATAATCTCGTGGGTTTGCAACGCACGATTGACTCTTTACTGGCGCAAACTTACCAAAACTGGGAATGTATCGTTATTGATGGCGCTTCTAAAGACGGTACTCCGGCTTATTTACAGCAATTGTCGGCAGTGCAACCCAATATTCGCTACATCTCCGAGCCGGATAAAGGCATTTACGATGCGATGAATAAAGGCATTAGTCAGATTCGGTCGTGCGACTATTTTTGTTTTCTGAATTCCGGGGATTCACTGTATGCAGCCGATACCCTGACACAGTTAGACCAACAGCTTCAGGTATTCATGGCGCAACCCCCCGCGATTGTTTACGGCGATATGTGTGAAGAATTTGCCGATGGCGTTGAAGTTATCAAGGCGGCAAAGCATACCTTCAGTCTGAAAAAGGGCATGTTTTGCAGCCACCAGTCGATGTTTTTCCACTACCGCTACGCTGCATTGCGTTATGATCTTGAGTATAAAATTTCATCCGACTATGACTACATTGTGCGTGCGGTTAATCTGCTTAAGCACCCGGATGAGATGCAGCGTTTAGACCTCATTCTGTCACGCTTTGATATGACGGGGGTTTCGAATAGCCGTCGCTTGTCAGGTATCAAGGAAGATTTTACGCTCAGAATTAAAAACGGGCTGTGTTCACCGGCTTCTTCTGCGCTATACGCGGCACGTTCGGTGGGTTTGATGAATTTGAAACGCTTTTCGTACCCTTTGTATTTGCTGATGCGCAGCAAAACCGCTTCTAACAATCAAATTATCTAA
- the pssE gene encoding PssE/Cps14G family polysaccharide biosynthesis glycosyltransferase — protein sequence MTLSSLDASNNKTRILVITGTTGFDSLVKKIDESRELESRYDITLQTGEGSYQPQYKPWFDFDKSLKDKLADYDFFITHAGAGTIFMLLEHKKRVLVVPNTDRADKHQVELANYVKSKRLCAVCERVQDIEGAILSIDANTQHLQPYAKVEFNAVREVLRYIYE from the coding sequence GTGACGCTGAGTTCGCTGGACGCCTCTAATAATAAAACGCGAATCCTGGTCATCACTGGCACTACCGGGTTTGACTCGTTAGTGAAAAAAATTGATGAAAGCCGTGAGTTGGAAAGTCGCTACGACATTACCTTGCAAACTGGTGAGGGCAGTTATCAACCGCAGTACAAGCCTTGGTTTGATTTTGATAAAAGTTTAAAAGACAAACTCGCTGATTATGACTTTTTCATTACACATGCAGGGGCGGGTACGATTTTTATGTTGTTGGAGCATAAAAAGCGGGTATTAGTGGTTCCCAATACGGATAGGGCTGATAAGCATCAGGTTGAGTTAGCTAACTATGTGAAATCAAAACGTTTATGTGCTGTGTGTGAACGTGTGCAGGATATTGAAGGAGCGATTCTCTCCATTGATGCCAATACTCAGCATTTACAACCTTATGCAAAAGTAGAATTTAATGCCGTTCGTGAGGTGTTGAGATATATTTATGAGTAA
- a CDS encoding DegT/DnrJ/EryC1/StrS family aminotransferase, producing MTQLQQNNGFLPVSRPTITKKEIEYVTAAIASGWVSSLGEYITAFEEKFAAFCGSKYALTCSNGTTSLHLAMVSMGVEAGDEIIMPDLTFIATANAAKYVGAVPVLVDIDPETLCIDPAAIEAAITPKTKAIIPVHLYGHPANMPAIMAIAEKHGLLVIEDAAEAHGAEVEGKKVGSWGHCGSFSFYGNKVITSGEGGMITTDDEALYQRAKYLRDHAMSPTKRYWHTEVGFNYRMTNLQAALGLAQLERIEEILQKKQEIFAWYQDALGGLAGLTLNRTASWAKNVYWMVTIEIEGANETTRDTFMQTLREFDVDSRPYFYPLSRMADYPGTHTPVTYQIYEKGVNLPSYFDMEKRDVERVCAAVRKCMEMFQ from the coding sequence ATGACTCAATTACAACAGAACAATGGTTTCCTGCCTGTCTCTAGGCCGACCATTACTAAAAAAGAAATCGAGTATGTCACAGCGGCTATTGCATCGGGATGGGTGTCATCTCTGGGTGAATACATCACGGCATTTGAAGAAAAATTTGCGGCATTTTGTGGTAGCAAATACGCACTGACGTGCAGCAACGGTACCACTTCCTTACACTTGGCCATGGTTAGCATGGGTGTTGAGGCCGGTGATGAAATCATCATGCCAGACTTGACGTTTATTGCGACTGCTAACGCCGCGAAATACGTCGGTGCGGTGCCGGTGTTGGTGGATATTGATCCTGAAACCTTGTGCATTGATCCTGCCGCGATTGAGGCTGCCATTACGCCAAAAACCAAAGCGATTATTCCGGTGCATTTGTATGGGCATCCGGCGAATATGCCAGCGATTATGGCAATTGCTGAAAAGCACGGTTTGTTAGTGATTGAGGATGCAGCCGAGGCACACGGTGCGGAAGTCGAGGGTAAAAAAGTAGGGTCTTGGGGGCATTGCGGTTCCTTTAGCTTCTACGGTAACAAGGTGATTACGTCAGGCGAAGGCGGCATGATTACCACCGATGACGAAGCCTTGTATCAACGTGCTAAATACCTGCGTGACCACGCGATGAGTCCTACCAAGCGCTATTGGCATACTGAAGTGGGTTTCAACTACCGCATGACCAATCTGCAAGCCGCGTTGGGCTTGGCACAGTTGGAGCGCATTGAAGAAATTCTGCAAAAGAAACAAGAAATATTTGCTTGGTATCAAGATGCTCTCGGTGGGTTGGCTGGCCTTACCTTAAACCGGACGGCATCGTGGGCAAAAAATGTTTACTGGATGGTAACGATCGAGATTGAGGGGGCGAACGAGACGACGCGCGATACCTTCATGCAAACATTGCGTGAATTCGATGTAGACAGTCGCCCTTATTTTTACCCGCTATCGAGAATGGCTGATTACCCCGGCACGCATACGCCAGTGACTTATCAAATCTATGAAAAGGGCGTCAATCTGCCCTCCTACTTTGATATGGAAAAACGCGATGTCGAGCGTGTATGCGCGGCTGTCAGGAAATGCATGGAAATGTTCCAATAA
- the pssD gene encoding PssD/Cps14F family polysaccharide biosynthesis glycosyltransferase — MDISILLVYGEGGHHDQAMRLMKQMQSLDPTIDFIHVTDTVTMKGDSIEKIHTVPPIRHKNESFNPLAFVNAYLKAVILTVKLVRQHQPRAVIGFGPGICIPVFMVCKVMRVKKRIFFEDWCRFTSKSLSGKACSPFSTKFFVQNESLKELYRDAEFAGRL; from the coding sequence ATGGACATCAGTATATTGCTTGTGTACGGCGAGGGCGGGCATCATGATCAGGCCATGCGTCTGATGAAGCAAATGCAGTCACTCGACCCGACGATTGATTTCATTCACGTGACTGACACGGTAACGATGAAAGGGGATTCCATTGAAAAAATTCATACCGTGCCTCCCATTAGGCACAAAAATGAATCCTTCAATCCTCTTGCGTTTGTGAATGCTTACCTGAAAGCCGTAATCTTGACGGTAAAGTTAGTACGTCAACACCAGCCGCGTGCGGTGATTGGGTTTGGGCCGGGCATTTGCATTCCCGTTTTTATGGTTTGCAAAGTGATGCGGGTCAAAAAACGTATCTTTTTTGAAGATTGGTGCCGGTTTACCAGTAAAAGCTTATCGGGTAAGGCGTGTTCACCGTTCAGTACCAAATTTTTTGTTCAAAATGAATCCTTGAAGGAGTTGTATCGTGACGCTGAGTTCGCTGGACGCCTCTAA
- the fcl gene encoding GDP-L-fucose synthase yields MKKTRIYVAGHQGMVGSALIRQLQQRPEVELVLRSRQELNLNRQQEVEQFFQTENIDQVYLAAAKVGGIHANSTYPADFIYENLMIESNIIHSAWQAGVQHLLFLGSSCIYPKFAKQPMAESELLQGELEATNEPYAIAKIAGIKLCESYNRQYGTQYRSVMPTNLYGFNDNFHPENSHVIPALMRRFHEATVAQEPQVTVWGSGTPLREFLHVDDMAAASIHVMEMADAEYQALVPQTQSHINVGTGVDCSIAQLAQLMAEVVGFQGNIVFDASKPDGTPRKLLDVSRLKSLGWEPQIALPDGLKSTYAWFVDHQRDFRQS; encoded by the coding sequence ATGAAAAAAACCCGTATTTATGTCGCTGGTCATCAGGGGATGGTCGGCTCTGCCTTGATTCGTCAATTACAACAACGCCCGGAGGTGGAGTTGGTATTGCGTTCCCGGCAGGAATTGAACCTGAACCGTCAACAGGAGGTTGAGCAATTTTTCCAGACGGAAAACATTGATCAGGTCTATCTGGCAGCGGCAAAAGTCGGGGGGATTCATGCCAATAGCACGTATCCGGCGGATTTCATTTATGAAAACCTGATGATTGAAAGCAATATCATTCATTCAGCCTGGCAAGCAGGTGTTCAGCACCTGCTTTTCCTCGGCTCGTCGTGCATTTACCCCAAATTTGCCAAGCAGCCGATGGCTGAATCTGAGTTGTTGCAGGGTGAGTTGGAAGCGACCAACGAGCCCTACGCGATTGCCAAAATCGCCGGAATCAAATTATGTGAATCGTATAACCGTCAGTATGGCACACAGTATCGCAGTGTCATGCCGACCAATTTGTACGGTTTTAATGACAATTTCCACCCGGAAAATTCCCACGTCATTCCAGCGCTCATGCGGCGTTTCCATGAGGCGACGGTGGCGCAAGAACCGCAGGTCACGGTCTGGGGTTCGGGGACACCACTGCGCGAGTTTCTGCATGTGGACGATATGGCAGCAGCTTCCATCCACGTCATGGAAATGGCGGATGCGGAATATCAAGCGCTCGTGCCACAAACCCAATCGCACATCAACGTCGGCACAGGCGTGGATTGTAGCATTGCGCAATTGGCGCAACTCATGGCGGAAGTGGTCGGTTTTCAGGGGAATATTGTGTTCGATGCGAGCAAGCCGGATGGCACGCCGCGCAAATTACTGGATGTTTCCCGCTTGAAAAGTTTGGGCTGGGAACCTCAAATTGCCTTACCCGATGGGCTTAAATCAACGTATGCATGGTTCGTGGATCACCAACGTGATTTCCGACAATCTTAA